A single genomic interval of Helianthus annuus cultivar XRQ/B chromosome 6, HanXRQr2.0-SUNRISE, whole genome shotgun sequence harbors:
- the LOC110864051 gene encoding uncharacterized protein LOC110864051, giving the protein MEGSRGGSSVQPLASQHFPNVTNGHQRLRVGDEVFLKSILNSTEIVARGRVQSLDPNDVVGDTKIGPEWCEVNVQLPIKKDENLVRPYGLFSTIQDCIGASIAWPYAFISVVHED; this is encoded by the exons ATGGAAGGGTCGAGGGGTGGTTCCAGTGTTCAACCTCTTGCATCACAACATTTCCCCAATGTAACCAATGGACATCAACGTTTACGG gtcggAGATGAAGTTTTCCTCAAAAGCATTCTAAACTCTACCGAGATTGTAGCAAGAGGAAGGGTCCAGAGCTTGGACCCAAATGATGTAGTTGGTGATACAAAGATTGGACCAGAATGGTGTGAGGTAAACGTTCAACTACCAAtaaaaaaagatgaaaacttggtaagaccatatggtttattttctacaattcaagattgtattgGTGCATCCATCGCATGGCCCTATGCATTCATCTCG GTAGTCCATGAGGATTGA